The Scylla paramamosain isolate STU-SP2022 chromosome 20, ASM3559412v1, whole genome shotgun sequence nucleotide sequence AACAGGGAGgcaaggtgtgtgtatgtgtgtgtgtgtgtgtgtgtgtgtgtgtgtgtgtgtgtgtgtgtgtgtgtgtgtgtgtgtgtgtgtgtgtgtgtgtgtgtgtgtgtgtgtgtgtgtgtgcatgcatgcatgcacacatTAGTTGCCACTTTTGTGAGGTGCAGTTTATGTTAGAGTCATGGGTTTACACAGAAGTCATGAATCCTATTTGTACTGTGGTTTTAactcatatatataaataccaAGAGATTTTAAGATGTGAGTTAACTTAGCTTATTATGAGATAATCATAGACTTATTGAGAACAGAAGCAGGGCATATGGAAGAGTAAAAAATTTTGATTgctttgacagagagagagagagagagagagagagagagagagagagagagagagagagagagagagagagagagagaaatttgttaTGCTTTGTAAGGTTTGTTTGCAAATGTTACATGTCTTCAGAAATAGGAGAGCACGTTTCTTCCTACCTTGGATGAGAGTTACCTGTGATGTCTCCCcagatgtgtgtatgtgtgtgtgtgtgtgtgtgtgttagtcaccTTGTTGTCGTGGTTCATAGAAGTAAGCAGTCCTTTGTGGGAAAGCTCCAGCAGGGGGGGAAGGAAAGTTTTCCAAGAGCATTAAGAGTGTAAAGGATGAGGGTTCTTGGTGAAAAATATGGTGTTTACTTGTAATAATATTGACTTGGATATGTAATGTAATGTTTCTCTTTTCAGCTGCACAGTAAGCGGTTAACTCTCTTGGTGGTTTGAAGTGAAAAGATGTCAGAAACGGCTTTGAAATTTGGCCCAGAGTGGCTACGAGTCCTGTCCCACGGCGGTAGTGTGTCCTCTCCACCACCCAGCCCGGGAGTCAACAAGATGAAGGTCAGTGGCTGTGCCTCTGTCTCGGGAAACTTCAAAAGGAGAACTGACAGCAAAGGAGTGGGAGATACTTCAAGAACATTTTGCCTTGCTAGCAGGTCACCTTTAGGGTGTTTCACTACATTTATAGCATGCAGTGTCAGTAATTTGGGAGCTCCAGTAGTAAGATTAAGAACATTTATTGACTTTCATTTGGATCTTTGTGTTTAGGCAAAACATTATTGATTTTTTGCAAGCTAGAGAAAAATTTGAACAAAGGAAAGTGGATATATTGGTTTTTAGAAAGGTGGCATTTAGTTGGTGTGGTAAGACGCTGTACTGCTAGCAGAGGGCAGAACATCGCTATGGTCGGGAGGAGATGTTGGCACTCTTCAATAAGCATCAAAGTCCACCAGATGGAATGCAAGCGCTTGGCTCGTTGTATGTCGACAAGGCTCAAGAACCACTGGCTTTCATACCCATGAATGAGGAAGAACAGGTAAGACAGAAGAGTGTGTGTAAGTCCCTCTGAATTATTCCCTGGGAAAAAAGTTACTTTGGAACAAGTATAGAACAGAATTTTTGTTTCAATTCTAGTTTACAAAAGATAGATCCCTTTGATTTCAATGGAATTCCTCAAAAATCCATGTGGAAACAATATTAAAATTACATTTTTTGAAAAACCATTTTAATGTTCTTTCCAGCTGTActtaaaaaatgatgaaaatctAATGATTAACGTagcagaacattaacaaaaagtatTGCCTAGAGCTGAGTGCAGCTGAGTATCTCACTGGCACTAACAGCTTGTGGGATCTTCAAAGTGAAAACTTTAAAGATCCTGTGTAGAGATATCTTTTTGAAGTTTGTCATCTAGTGTagcatttatatttttaaaatgATTCACTGGCTACTTCAATCTTCTGCTGATGTgagaaatgtttcctttctatttttcagCGTATGTGGCAGAGAGGGGTAAACAGTGATGTAGTGCTTCGTCAGGCTGGGCGTGCTCCTGTCAATGGGGTggggagaggacgaggaggcagTGTGGATCGGGGTCGGGGACGCGGCAGGGGTACTGCCTCTTATTACACTCGTGGGCTCAGCTATGATGAAGAGGTGGAACCACGGGGCCATAAAGAAGGAGGACCACCCGGCATTGGCATTAGGTAGGATCAAGATGTTTTATTTTGTCAATTTTCAATACAACTAATCTTTTGCTGCATAAGGAGAAAGGATCCTTGAAGAGTAGATCATTATATATGCTTATTGAATGGCAGTAGCTAAGTCTCATTCAGTAaagttatttacttttcatagtttttaaattcatttaaGGAGACTCACCAATGATTCTAAGTTCAATAATTTGAATACTAAGGTAACATTTCTGAAGTGACTCAAGAGACCATTGCTTGTTCCCAGAAGTAAACCCTATGAGAGGTCGCAGAGTGTGCATGAGCAAAGGCCTTGGAGTGAGCGGGCCCCCGCTGGCACAGTGCCAGGGGTTGGTGTTGTGCCTGAGGACCGCAATGGAGCAGTATCACCACGGAAGGAGCAGGGACGGGCCTCCACAGAGAACTGGAGGTCCCGGGCTGGTGAAAATGATGACAGTGAACGCTGGAGGGGAGTTGGGGGCGGCCGGAGTGAAAAGTGGGGTTAGTTTGAATCTGTAGTGTTTGCTTTTATCTATCTTAAGATTTCTTGCTCTGTGATACAGTGTTCAGTGACTTGGTGGATCAGTGACTAGCACACTTGTCCTATTGTGTGGGCCTGGGTGTAAGTGAAATGTGTATGCTTAGTTATATGTCTATAATCAAGTACATTTGGCTTgtacttttcctttatctctctataTCTTGTTTTCCTGTAACATTTAATtgtcactaatttttttttactatctcgTCCCAGGTCCTCGTGGGTGGCGTGAGCGAGAGAATGGGCTGGAGGGTGACTGGGAGGAGGGGTTAGGGCGGGGCAGTACCCGAGGGATGCCTGCCTCATCACGGGGCATGCGGCAACCCTGGGACGAGAAAGATGGGCATTTCCGCAAGTCCTGGGATGAGGACAATTTGCCAGAATGGTGAGGAGCATGATGAAAAATGTGATGTGGAGGCATTAATTGGAATGTTGGATAGAGAAAGatggatttattattttttactggaAGACTAATGCATATAAGTATTATGTGTTACTGTTGGAAGTATTTTACAACTGATTATTACTTAGAAATTTTGAATGTTACAATGCCTTGCTCATTAAGAGAAGCTGAGGTGGACACCATCAGTTTTCATCGCTGATAGAGAATGTCTCTCTCCAGGTATATCGTCCGAGCAACTGAAAACTCTGATGAGAAAGGTGGGAGTTTTGATGCTTCTGGTGCCTTCCATGGACCAGGATCTGGGTGGTCTGATGAGGAGGAGCCCACAGCTGAGGGGCGCGGCTGTGGCCCTGGCAGACCTCGTCAGAAGTCCTCCAGCCCTGACAAAGGCATTTTACCTGAGAACTCTGCAACTGACAAAGCAGAGGCTGGCAAGGGTCAGGATGACTCTGAGTCACTGGAGGAGAAGgcacagaagaaaggaatagaggaggagccTCAGCCTAGACACTCCCCAATGAACAATGGGATGGACCCTGCTCAAGCTCTTCACCCGCCTATTGATTCCATACCCTCTGAGGTGCATTTCTTTAACATATATGTAGGTTATTTTTCCATCACACAACCCCAGTTTTGTTTAAATGCAACATTAATTTTGCTGCTTTGCATATTCATGAAATATTTTTCCTGAAATCTTGCTTCTGCTTAGTTTCTTTGTGCAAACAAACCAATGCTGATTATATACTAATCTTTAACTAACTCTTATGTATGATTGTGAACTTGTGAAATAATTTTGATTTTTGAAATATGAATGTGTTTGTATATACATGGATGCCATGTCCTGGCTGTCCCCTTTTAAAGGGAATGTCAGCCTGGTGTACTGATAGTTTAAAAGTGCAGCTATAGTTTTATCTGGATATCTGACAAAGGTGCAAGTTTTTGGCTGAATTTGTTACAATTACAACATTTCTGAGAAGCCACCTTAGTGCAGTATGAACCTGGGTATGTGTTAGAAAGATAATTTTCTAAATGGATTTTTGTATGTGATGGAAACATGGAAAAATGTTGACTTAACTTTATCTGTGTTTGACACTCATCACAGATTAGTAATGATGATTGCTGATTAGATTTAGTCATAGTGAATGTGGAGTCTTAAGATAGGGAAAGGGATGGTTGATTAACTTTTGATTCTTGAGCAATACTGAATTTTGGAACATGAAAATATGCTGGAATAGCCTGGGAGAGCAATATGAATTTCATGTAATTTGTAGATTATGGCAATGAGACAGTAGTTGCGATTGCAATGGCTGTATTTCTGAAGCTCTTCACTGCTGACAGGGATCAACCACAgaagaatcacaaggcagggaAGAGAACAGGGGAAGCCCAAATGAGATGGAGCCGGGCAATGTCATTCCTGAAGCCATGATGAATGGTGTGGCCTCAGAGGAAGAGAGCAGTGGGAGGGAGGCCCCAGCACCACCCCCATTCCAGGGTGGAGTGGGACCAGTCCCAGTCCCAGTCCCAGTGCAAGCACAGAACTCTGAGGGTCCAGAACCTGTGCCTGGGTTGGGACGGGAGcaccagggggaggaggagaagctggagCACATGCAGAGTGTTGCAGATGACTTGGTGGCAAAGCTGGTTGAAGAAGATGATCCTCGCCCCCGGTCCAACCCTCCCAACCCTGGTGTGACACCCCCAGGGCAAATGGGGCCCATGCCTGAGCCAGCACCCCATCCCACTCACACTGCCACGGAGGACAAGTGGTACTACACTGACCCTCAGGTAGGCAGTGGGTGGCAGCCTTCTGTATACtactagtttttttctttcatggtcTGCTGAGCATCTGCTTATTATGagaaacatgaatgaaaaaagtCCTAAACATAATGTGACACcagtcattaccatcatcagcaGAATTGTTCCAATTCCACTTGGGAAGAATTCCAAGAAAACCATAACCATTAATGTGAGCCACTCCACTTGCTATATAAGATGTCACAAATGACTACAATTTGTATTTAGAGTTACTGATGTGTGAATGTTGCTGTAGAATCAACAAGTagcattttatatatatgaaaaatattaatgaattgTGAATATTTCAGGGTGAGATTCAGGGTCCCTTCTCCTCAAACGACATGGCAGAGTGGTACAAGGCCGGCTACTTCACCCCGAGCCTGCTGCTTAAGCGCGATTGTGATGACCAGTTTGCTCAGCTGGGGGACCTTACCAGGGTTTTTGGTAGGGTGCCCTTCATTCCAGGACCTCCAGTTCCTCCCCTTAAGGTAAGAGACAAGTTTCTATCTCTCAGTAAAGAGCTCCATAAATGACCATGAATAAAATTGATAATTCTACTGTTAAGTGTTGCAGGAACCATTTTATAAAGTCATTTTGTGTAGTTTCTGAGTGcttgattctttttttaatacagATATTGTCATCTGCTTACTTGTATCTTTGTTTGCATTGTCCAGCCTataatttcaccttttttttgaTGACAGCCATGAATAACCAAGTTGATATCCTTAGTCCTTTCATGTTTCTTGGACACAGGCATTTTTCAAGTAAATACTAACTAAATTCTTGTAAATTTGTGCCTGTCATCCCAAAATATATGATTTGCAACTTCAGTGGCTATGGTGCTTGTAAAACAGTAAGCAAAAATGGTCTTATTTATGACTTCAGCTACCAGAACTGCTGGCAGCACAGAAGCAGCAGGCTGAAAGAGAGCGCTTGGAGTTGCTACAGACTTATATGTTGCAGAAGCAAGTTTACCAACAGCAGATTGCTGCCAGGTGGGTCTTTGTGCGTCTTCATTCCTGGGTATTGGCTGCTGTGTTATGTTGATAGTGAACCTAATAGCATCACttagggatgggagtgacaaTGTCAGAAGCAATTTTGTCAGTGCATGACACATGTGTATAAATAATGGCTGATGAGATAATGTCTTCATTTCCCCAGACAACAAGTGTTACAAAAGCTACAAAGTCTTGAGGAGTGGAGCACACTCAACCccatccagcagcagcagttgttcATGCAGCACATGATGACTATGTTCCCTGGCCACCCTCCCATCCCCCCCACAGTGCCTCCATCCACTGCCATACCTCAGACCACCCAGGTGTCCGCCCCCATCCCTGACCCAAGGATTGTTGCTGGACCAGATCCTAGAATCCTGCCGGGCCCTGCTGGACCACCATCCTCTAAACCTCAGGATCCCATACAAGCTCTTGTTGCACAAATGGTAAGAGGTCCATCTactggtgtgttgtgtgtcacTACTTGTGTAACCTTGTAAAGATGAGAAGTGGTCTACATCACATCCTGAAGGGAAGAATGTGAAGATGTAATAAAGAAAGGTTATAGGAAAAGATAGGAGATAATTACAAAGTTATTTAAACAATCCAtatttttatttgcttcttgCAGCAAACCAACTCCATTACCAATAACACAGCCATGACCAGCTCCTGTGAGGGGTTGCTGACCTCCCAGCTAACAGCAACATCCATGGCAGCTGAAAACCCCCTGCAGAAATTATTGATGCAGCTGCAGAGGGGACAGCAGCCTGGAATGGGACCAATGGGAGGAGGcccagtaggaggaggagcccTGGGAGTGGGTATGGCAGGAGCAGCGGGGGGAGTAGGGGGAGTGACAGCTCCCTCAGTGGCCACGCCTCCCACAACCGTGCCAACAATAGAGAAGCCGCCTGAGCAGCAGTTTGATGCCATCCAGTCCCTCATGCAACAGCTCACCAACATGCAGACTCCAGCACAGGACCAGATACAACAGGTAATGGCAGCAtagcaaaataaaaattgatgATCAAAATTCAATTTAGAAAACTGAAAGTGGTGTTCTTGACATTGGCCTAAGGAGGAGAGATATCATTGAATCACTGTATACTTAGATGTAACTTAAAAATATTTCTATTGCAGCTCTTAACCCCTGAGAGACAGGTGACAAATTTTTCTGGCCCCCAGGCAAAGGATGGATGATCAAATTATCTAGTCAGCATTTCAAGGAATTTGAACTTGTCACTGGGATTTAGGAGTTACTGTACCTCCAAGCCTGATGTAGAACTTGTCCCCTTAGGGTTCCATGTCCATGTGACTCAAGGCAtggctatgcatgcattttgcgaTTTTTCTGCCTCCAATTCTTCATCTAAATATACCTGGCCAATGATTTTGATTCCCTTAGTGAGAGTGTACTTTAATGGAGCTAGATGTTACTGTGCCATTTCTTGGAAGTAGTGTTAGTTTTGATGACAGTGAGACCAGCAGTATTGGTGGCAGAGCCTGAAGCCACTAGCGAAACCCCTTGAACTACACCTCACTCATTTCTCAAAtatttgatttaatttaatttaatttttttttatgtagaagggacaccagccaagggcaacaaaataaaaaaaaaaaaaaaaaatagcccacCGAGATCCTGGTTCGTGAATAGGGTCTgaagcggtagtcagaaattgaaggataagtgtcttgaaatctccctcttgaatgagttcaagtcataggaagtggaaatacaaaagcaggcagggagttccagagtttaccagatcaAGATCCctttgagaatattggttaagttgtgcattagagaggtggacagaatagggttgagagaaagaagaaagtcttgtgcagcaagcccacaggagggggggaggcatgcagttagcaaaatcagaagagctgTTATCATAAAAATAGTgctagaagatagctagagatgcaacttagtggtgatgagaaagaggctgaagacagtcagtcagagcagaggagttgatgagatgagaagcttttgattccaccctgtctaaaaatgagtggaacctccccaagGCATGTGAAGCATGGGAATTGACTACAAATTATCACTGGGAGGCTTTGGGCTTGAGACAGATTAAGAAGGAAGTGGGGATAAGTATGATCATATTAAGTAAAGCCATCAACCTTGTCACAACTGtgtaattaataataaagaaataaagtaagcaaaatccaataaaatgtaaaaacttACTCAGCTAAGGTGAGAACACTCTTGCCACACATCCTTGTACTTTGGGGATTAATGTTAGTTATTTTTAAGGCAATTCCATTGTGCTGACTTGTGATGTCATGATCTGGATGGTCTATGTGAAGGGCattgtcaggtgtgtgtgtgtatatatatatatatatatatatatatatatatatatatatatatatatatatatatatatatatatatatatatatatatatatatatttatatatataatacaccaTTAGGACCGTATGCCATTCATGTCGTGCTGGTAATTTTAACGGGTAATCAAATAAATTTGTGTCATTTCTAGAGTTGGAAGTGTCACAAGCAAAATAGCTTGTAATGTTAGGTTTTTGATGGAAACACAAAACTCTCTGCAGGAGGAGCAGCGCAGACGTGATGAAGACCAGaagagaatagaggaagagaggaagctgtTGGAAGACCAAAAGAGagctgaagaagagagaatcaAAATTGAGGAACTCAGGTAGGTCATATTTTGTGTGGACTTGGGGTTCTATTAATGATATGTGCCTTAGTACCTGTAGgtgaaaaagtgtataataGAGCATGGAAACATTCTTGTGCATATGAAAACATTCTTGTAATATAGTATTCATGTACTGAAAGCATTGTTATCCTCTTTTCAGGCTGAAGGAGGAACTGAagaggcaggaggagcagagaagAAGCCTGGAAGCACTGCGACGCCAGCATGAGGAGGAGGctcagaggctggaggaggagaggaggaagatcatGGAGGAGCAGATAAGAAGgcaggaggagatgagaagaattgaagaggagaaggttaggaaagaagaggagcagaaaaaaTTGAAAGTAAGTATATCAATAATTTCTTACAAGGAGTAAGGTTCGGTATATATTAGTAGATTGTTTTGTAAGAGCTTTGGGGAAGGTGTTCATTGCTTTGTTCTCTTTAGGATCAACAGATGAATGAAGCCAAGCGGAGACAAGAGGAGCAGCTGCGCCGCCAAGAGGAACACAggcgacaacagcagcagcaacaacagcagcagcagcagcagcagcagcagcagcagcagcagcatcaacaacagcagcagcagcagcagcagcatcaacaacagcagcagccacagcatcaacagcagcagcaacaacagcaacaacaacagcaacaacaactacttcagcagcaacagcagcagcagctgcttcaacagaagcagcaagaagaagcagccaagaggaaagaggaagctaGAAGACAAGAGGAACTCCGtagacagcaggaggaggaaagaaagagacaggaggaagagaggagaaggtaaAAATTATAGTAGAAAATAACTCCCTACAAGTAATTAATTTAAGATGCAAAGTATCTGTTTTATATAACTTTTTAAAATGCATGACTTCAGTACTCATGAGCAACTTCAGCAGCCATCACAAAGACTGAATCAGGACCTCCCAACTTTAGTCACAGTACTGTACTATCTCTGCAAAGTCCTGCTTTGAATATTTAAAATTTCATCTCTACTTTTTGGGATGCTGTTAGTCTACACAACGCTATAGTGATCCTACAGTTGCTTAATATTGTCATTGCTTGTGGCaggcgagaagaggaggaggaagaagcaagacAGCAAGCACAAATccaggaggaaatgaggaggattGCCCTAGAAGAGGAACGGAGACACATGCAACAGgtcagtggaggaagagtcaggaaagaataaaaggagtcACTAATCCATTAGGTTTCTCTATTGACTGATGTATACTTTGGTACTGTTGTTTTAGCATAAGATGCAGACATCTTTGCTTTGCATTATATGATatgctttttcttgttttacatgtctcaggtggaggaagaggagcgtcAGAGACAggctgaggaggaagacaggagacaCCAACACCTTTTGCATCTAAAGAATATCCTACCTGCCTGGAATACACAGAACCCAGCTCCAGCCCCTGAGGCAGCCCCAGCGCCCTCCCTGGCTGATATTCAGCGTgcccaggaggagaaggagaggagggtgagcaTCTCCAGTGTACTGGCAAACACATGTAGTATAGCTATGCATGTTCGTTACCTAGCATTAGGTAGTCTAGAGTTGTCGTAAGTAGGTGCTATTTTTCTCTCAGGAACGGGAAGTGGAGCTCCAgatgcagcagcagcggcagagGGATGCCCAGAGACAGGCAGCAGAAGAGGCACGTCAGAAGAACTCTGGCCTGAAGTGGGCTGCCAAGGCTCAAGCCaatcctgctcctgctcctgtcAAGTCTCTCCTGGAGATTcaagcagaggaggaaaaggagctaAAGAAAGTAAGCACTTGTATTGGGGATAGAAGGTAGTGATGAGATTTTTAGAACAGTACATCGTGTCCTAAATATTCATGAGGATTGTATTTTGTCTTAAGTGAAAGTATGTCAAAAGCTAGGTTTCTTGAACTTGCATAATTCTGATAGTGGTCATTAGTTTTAAAACTAATTTATTTTTAGATTACAAATTATATACCTAATTCttgttacacaaaaaaaatatttatcaatgatcAATTTCAAGTTGCACACAGTTAATAATTGAATCTGTGGCACATAGCGCCAAGAGAAGGAGGCAGCTGAGCGAGCAGCAGCAGTCAGCCACATGAGTTTGGGGGCGGCAGGTGTGTGGGGCTCTGCCATGTCCAACCTTTCCTGGGCCAGCCGTGCCTCCACTGTGGGGACAACTGCGGCCAGCCACCAGTCTAGTCAACAGGTGTGTGGTAGGCAGTGTGGGTGACAGAGGTGCCCTTGATCAGTTGTTAGTATAGCAAATTTCAACTTGTAGTGATGTGGTCTGTTAGGTGTGCTTAGTATAAGTTGCCATAAAAGGAATCCAGACTTGGTTAGGCAAGTGCATCTTCTTGCATGAGATTAATTTCCTTTAAATGAATATCTGATATAGTGTTTAGTACCTTTCAATAAAATGTTTGCTGTTGATGTATCGAATTGTAAGCTTATTGTAGATGTATCTATTGTGGTTATGAGGCAAACATTAATGATTATAATCTTGTGGCAGTGGGGTGGAAACAGTGGTGGTCAGTCAGCTGGAGGTGGTTTGTGGAACAATACAAGCCAGCCTGCTGCAGTCACTACCTCCAACCCCGGCCAATCCGTCTGGAACAATGATCACTCCTCCATCTGGAACCATGCTGACAACTCATCATCCACTGGTGAGATACTGACCcttttcttgtctgtctttTAGTTCTGCAATAGGTAACATGCTTTGTTACAGGTTTCCTTGATAACTGTGTGATGGCTTTATAATGAGAGTAGGTATTTGAGGTTCATGTCATCTACCTCTAAGTTAACATCAGCTATTCAAATCACTGCACCATCAGCTGAGATTAAGTGTACCATATTGTGTCTTACTGAAAACCAATCTCTTCCCTACTGCAGAAGGTAACTGTGGGGTTCAGGCTCTGTACTTGTGCAAGATGTTGAGATGCTTCATGTTTTGAGCAAAGTTTTCTGAGGCACTATCTTAACCATTCAGATGATGATCTAGCTAATTAGTTTTGTCCATACTTTAAGGTGGATTCTGGGACAACCCAACCATTCAGATGATGATCTAGCTAATTAGTTTTGTCCATACTTTAAGGTGGATTCTGGGACAACCCTGAGCCCAGCAAACCCAAGCCAGCAAGTGGCAGGACCCCCACCAAACCCAACAACCCAAACCAGAACCACAACCGAGGTGGTGGGCCAGCAGGGGCACCACAGCACAACAACAGTACAAGTACCCGGGTcagcaagaagaagaataaggatgagagtgaCATGGTGAAGAAGTTGTTCACTGAGAATGTTTCCCAGGCAGACAATTTCACTCAGTGGTGTAAATCTTCACTTAACACCATGAAGGTTCATGCTTCTATTGACAGTAagttgatgtgtttttttttatttgttcgtaTGTTATGAGTGACTGGTTTGTAAACATTTAGTGGGTCTTGTGAGCTGTGATGAGAAAGACAGTGAGGAGGGCTGTGGTGAGAGCTTTATGGGATTGACCAAGTTGGGGGgaaaaatgcaataataatTTCATACAATGCTAACACGATAATTCATCAAATTCTCAAAACTGACATGTGCTTTTGAGGCATATATTTCCACCATTAATTGTCCAATTTTGATGACAAGGGAATTAAAATTCCTAAAATTGGTGACTATTTTGATTGAGTatttagggattttttttttttttttagcttaacCTTGAGGATTTTTTTCTTAGCAGGCAATGAAACCAAAAATTAAAATTGTCACTGCTATCAAAgtgtcacaagaaaaaaaacaaaacatggaaaaatctaaacctcaattttcttttattttcattaaaaaaTTTAAACTTTGCTACAAATTTAATTAAACAACTTCTCTAAAGGAACTTGATAGCTCACAAAAAAATTGGTGGTTTGGTTCAtaagtaacaaaaatataaattaaattaaatatgaTAGGCTGTGATGAGTGACTGGTTCACTAACATACTGTGGGAAACCTACTGTGAGTCTGTgagctgagagagggagaggtatatatatatatatatatatatatatatatatatatatatatatatatatatatatatatatatatatccctagGAGGGGAATAAACCGGATGTCTGCCTGTTATATAGGTAGGTCTTCACTTCCTTGAGCACATGCCTGTTAGTTTTCTAGTGATTTTAGCTCCACAACTGCCAATGTATGaggtaaagaacaagaaagcaCTAATGAAATGTATCCTTTCAGTTCCAACCTTTGTAACCTTCCTGGCGGAGGTTGAGTCCCCTTATGAAGTGCACGACTACATTCGCTCCTACCTTGGGGACAgcaaggaggtgagggagtttGCCAAGCAGTATTTGGAGCGGCGCAGCAAAGCTCGCAACGCTCAGAAGGAgcgggaggtggaggatgacatCCTGGCGCCGGCACCAGCTGTCAACCCCACTACCTCAGAGTTCCAAGAGGTCAAGGTGAGCATCACAACAGCTGAATAATTAAACGCAATTGTTATGCATGTGTGACTTTGGCAAATCACAAATTGTTTTGAGTTGGGCAGATTTCATACATAATATCAGTGTTCATTATCAAAACACCTTCACCACTTGTTTGGGCAGGACATGAGCAGTAGCTTGCAGTGTTGTCATTATCATAACAAAATtagttttaggaaattatgGTAAAGTTTAAGGTTTATGATTAAGGAAAGCCATCTGAATAATTAGttgcctcattttcttcctcctcttgttcattGCACTTCATCATTCTTGCTGAAAAACTAGCTCGTACCTTGGTGTTGGCTGACTAACACACATCCCTCACAGGCCCGCAGCAGGAAGGCAAACAAAAAGAAGATGCAGAAGGTGGACAGCAGCATACTTGGCTTCAATGTGACCT carries:
- the LOC135110287 gene encoding GRB10-interacting GYF protein 2-like isoform X1, yielding MSETALKFGPEWLRVLSHGGSVSSPPPSPGVNKMKQRAEHRYGREEMLALFNKHQSPPDGMQALGSLYVDKAQEPLAFIPMNEEEQRMWQRGVNSDVVLRQAGRAPVNGVGRGRGGSVDRGRGRGRGTASYYTRGLSYDEEVEPRGHKEGGPPGIGIRSKPYERSQSVHEQRPWSERAPAGTVPGVGVVPEDRNGAVSPRKEQGRASTENWRSRAGENDDSERWRGVGGGRSEKWGPRGWRERENGLEGDWEEGLGRGSTRGMPASSRGMRQPWDEKDGHFRKSWDEDNLPEWYIVRATENSDEKGGSFDASGAFHGPGSGWSDEEEPTAEGRGCGPGRPRQKSSSPDKGILPENSATDKAEAGKGQDDSESLEEKAQKKGIEEEPQPRHSPMNNGMDPAQALHPPIDSIPSEVHFFNIYGSTTEESQGREENRGSPNEMEPGNVIPEAMMNGVASEEESSGREAPAPPPFQGGVGPVPVPVPVQAQNSEGPEPVPGLGREHQGEEEKLEHMQSVADDLVAKLVEEDDPRPRSNPPNPGVTPPGQMGPMPEPAPHPTHTATEDKWYYTDPQGEIQGPFSSNDMAEWYKAGYFTPSLLLKRDCDDQFAQLGDLTRVFGRVPFIPGPPVPPLKLPELLAAQKQQAERERLELLQTYMLQKQVYQQQIAARQQVLQKLQSLEEWSTLNPIQQQQLFMQHMMTMFPGHPPIPPTVPPSTAIPQTTQVSAPIPDPRIVAGPDPRILPGPAGPPSSKPQDPIQALVAQMQTNSITNNTAMTSSCEGLLTSQLTATSMAAENPLQKLLMQLQRGQQPGMGPMGGGPVGGGALGVGMAGAAGGVGGVTAPSVATPPTTVPTIEKPPEQQFDAIQSLMQQLTNMQTPAQDQIQQEEQRRRDEDQKRIEEERKLLEDQKRAEEERIKIEELRLKEELKRQEEQRRSLEALRRQHEEEAQRLEEERRKIMEEQIRRQEEMRRIEEEKVRKEEEQKKLKDQQMNEAKRRQEEQLRRQEEHRRQQQQQQQQQQQQQQQQQQQHQQQQQQQQQHQQQQQPQHQQQQQQQQQQQQQQLLQQQQQQQLLQQKQQEEAAKRKEEARRQEELRRQQEEERKRQEEERRRREEEEEEARQQAQIQEEMRRIALEEERRHMQQVEEEERQRQAEEEDRRHQHLLHLKNILPAWNTQNPAPAPEAAPAPSLADIQRAQEEKERREREVELQMQQQRQRDAQRQAAEEARQKNSGLKWAAKAQANPAPAPVKSLLEIQAEEEKELKKRQEKEAAERAAAVSHMSLGAAGVWGSAMSNLSWASRASTVGTTAASHQSSQQWGGNSGGQSAGGGLWNNTSQPAAVTTSNPGQSVWNNDHSSIWNHADNSSSTGGFWDNPEPSKPKPASGRTPTKPNNPNQNHNRGGGPAGAPQHNNSTSTRVSKKKNKDESDMVKKLFTENVSQADNFTQWCKSSLNTMKVHASIDIPTFVTFLAEVESPYEVHDYIRSYLGDSKEVREFAKQYLERRSKARNAQKEREVEDDILAPAPAVNPTTSEFQEVKARSRKANKKKMQKVDSSILGFNVTSNERINVGEREYAE